A stretch of Lathyrus oleraceus cultivar Zhongwan6 chromosome 6, CAAS_Psat_ZW6_1.0, whole genome shotgun sequence DNA encodes these proteins:
- the LOC127096768 gene encoding endonuclease 2 isoform X3, whose translation MECNRIQLVAILSFIFLVQSIQGWGEEGHAITCKIAQARLTDAAADAVKQLLPAYANNDLSSVCTWADRVKFALRWTSALHYADTPPKLCNFQYARDCKDLNGVKDRCVVGAINNYTTQLLDYGKDTQHNLTQALLFLSHYMGDVHQPLHTGFTTDKGGNTIDVHWYTRKQNLHHVWDANIIETAEERFYDNNIDEYFKDIQKNITKTWSDEVADWEACSSDETTCPNVYASEGVKDACQYAYKDAPEDATLEDDYFLSRLPIISLRLAQGGVRLAATLNRIFQ comes from the exons ATGGAGTGTAACAGAATCCAGTTAGTGGCAATATTGTCATTCATTTTTTTGGTTCAAAGCATTCAAGGGTGGGGAGAAGAAGGACATGCCATTACTTGTAAGATAGCTCAGGCTCGTCTGACCGATGCAGCTGCAGATGCTGTGAAACAATTGCTGCCTGCTTATGCCAATAATGATCTGTCAAGTGTTTGTACATGGGCTGATCGTGTCAAGTTTGCTCTTCGTTGGACGTCTGCTTTGCACTATGCTGACACTCCTCCTAAGCTTTGCAATTTCCAATATGCCA GGGATTGCAAGGATTTGAATGGCGTAAAAGATAGATGTGTTGTTGGAGCAATTAACAATTACACCACTCAGCTTCTTGACTATGGCAAAGACACTCAAC ATAACCTTACACAAGCACTTCTTTTCCTTTCTCATTATATGGGAGATGTCCATCAG CCTCTACACACTGGTTTTACCACAGACAAGGGTGGAAATACAATAGATGttcattggtacacaaggaaACAAAATCTTCACCAT GTTTGGGATGCCAACATTATTGAAACAGCGGAAGAAAGATTCTATGACAATAACATTGATGAATACTTCAAGGACATTCAAAAAAATATCACG AAAACATGGTCAGATGAAGTAGCAGATTGGGAAGCATGCAGTTCTGATGAGACCACATGCCCAAATGTTTATGCATCTGAAGGTGTTAAGGATGCTTGTCAATACGCATATAAAGATGCTCCTGAAGATGCTACACTAGAAG ATGATTACTTCCTATCGCGTTTGCCGATCATCAGTTTGCGATTAGCTCAAGGAGGAGTTCGATTGGCGGCAACCCTCAATCGTATTTTTCAGTGA
- the LOC127096768 gene encoding endonuclease 2 isoform X2 has product MEYNKIQLGAILSFIFLVQNIQGWGEEGHAITCKIAQARLTEAAADAVKQLLPAYANNDLSSVCTWADRVKFSLRWTSALHFADTPPKLCNFQYARDCKDLNGVKDRCVVGAINNYTTQLLDYGKDTQHNLTQALLFLSHYMGDVHQPLHTGFTTDKGGNTIDVHWYTRKQNLHHVWDANIIETAEERFYDNNIDEYFKDIQKNITKTWSDEVADWEACSSDETTCPNVYASEGVKDACQYAYKDAPEDATLEDDYFLSRLPIISLRLAQGGVRLAATLNRIFQ; this is encoded by the exons ATGGAGTATAACAAAATTCAGTTAGGTGCAATATTGTCCTTCATTTTTTTGGTTCAAAACATTCAAGGATGGGGAGAAGAAGGACATGCCATTACTTGTAAGATCGCTCAGGCTCGTCTGACCGAGGCAGCTGCAGATGCTGTGAAACAATTGTTGCCTGCTTATGCGAATAATGATCTGTCAAGTGTTTGTACATGGGCTGATCGCGTCAAGTTTTCTCTTCGATGGACGTCTGCTTTGCATTTCGCTGACACTCCTCCTAAGCTTTGCAATTTCCAATATGCTA GGGATTGCAAGGATTTGAATGGCGTAAAAGATAGATGTGTTGTTGGAGCAATTAACAATTACACCACTCAGCTTCTTGACTATGGCAAAGACACTCAAC ATAACCTTACACAAGCACTTCTTTTCCTTTCTCATTATATGGGAGATGTCCATCAG CCTCTACACACTGGTTTTACCACAGACAAGGGTGGAAATACAATAGATGttcattggtacacaaggaaACAAAATCTTCACCAT GTTTGGGATGCCAACATTATTGAAACAGCGGAAGAAAGATTCTATGACAATAACATTGATGAATACTTCAAGGACATTCAAAAAAATATCACG AAAACATGGTCAGATGAAGTAGCAGATTGGGAAGCATGCAGTTCTGATGAGACCACATGCCCAAATGTTTATGCATCTGAAGGTGTTAAGGATGCTTGTCAATACGCATATAAAGATGCTCCTGAAGATGCTACACTAGAAG ATGATTACTTCCTATCGCGTTTGCCGATCATCAGTTTGCGATTAGCTCAAGGAGGAGTTCGATTGGCGGCAACCCTCAATCGTATTTTTCAGTGA
- the LOC127096768 gene encoding endonuclease 2 isoform X1, which produces MECNRIQLVAILSFIFLVQSIQGWGEEGHAITCKIAQARLTDAAADAVKQLLPAYANNDLSSVCTWADRVKFALRWTSALHYADTPPKLCNFQYARDCKDLNGVKDRCVVGAINNYTTQLLDYGKDTQHNLTQALLFLAHYMGDVHQPLHTGFTTDKGGNTIDVHWYTRKQNLHHVWDANIIETAEERFYDNNIEEYFKDIQKNITKTWSDEVADWEACSSDETTCPNVYASEGVKDACQYAYKDAPEDATLEDDYFLSRLPIISLRLAQGGVRLAATLNRIFG; this is translated from the exons ATGGAGTGTAACAGAATCCAGTTAGTGGCAATATTGTCATTCATTTTTTTGGTTCAAAGCATTCAAGGGTGGGGAGAAGAAGGACATGCCATTACTTGTAAGATAGCTCAGGCTCGTCTGACCGATGCAGCTGCAGATGCTGTGAAACAATTGCTGCCTGCTTATGCCAATAATGATCTGTCAAGTGTTTGTACATGGGCTGATCGTGTCAAGTTTGCTCTTCGTTGGACGTCTGCTTTGCACTATGCTGACACTCCTCCTAAGCTTTGCAATTTCCAATATGCCA GGGATTGCAAGGATTTGAATGGCGTGAAAGATAGATGTGTTGTTGGAGCAATTAACAATTACACCACTCAGCTTCTCGACTATGGCAAAGACACTCAAC ATAATCTTACACAAGCACTTCTTTTCCTTGCTCATTATATGGGAGATGTTCATCAG CCTCTACATACTGGTTTTACCACAGACAAGGGAGGAAATACAATTGATGttcattggtacacaaggaaACAAAATCTTCACCAT GTTTGGGATGCTAACATTATTGAAACAGCAGAAGAAAGATTCTATGACAATAACATTGAAGAATACTTCAAGGACATTCAAAAAAATATCACT AAAACATGGTCAGATGAAGTAGCAGATTGGGAAGCATGCAGTTCTGATGAGACGACATGTCCAAATGTTTATGCATCTGAAGGTGTTAAGGATGCTTGTCAATACGCATATAAAGACGCCCCTGAAGATGCTACACTAGAAG ATGATTACTTCCTATCACGTTTGCCTATCATCAGTTTGCGATTAGCTCAAGGAGGAGTTCGATTGGCGGCAACCCTCAATCGTATTTTTGGGTGA